TTAACTTGAAATCTGTCTTGATTTTTTGGCTCGCCTTTGTATTGGCTATTTTTGCCGATCAAGCCGTAAAGCAGTTGATCTTACAGGGCTTGCGCTATGAGGGGCCGGTAATTTCTATTGTATTGGCTTATAACGATGGTGTAGCCTTCTCCATGTTGCATTTTTTGGGAACATGGCTTAAATATTTGCAAATAGTGTTGTTGGTAGGTGTTGGGGTGTTTTTGTGGCGGCAAAAGGAGTTTTTTACCCAACATGCCCTATCTTTTGGTTTGGTGCTAGGAGGGGGAAGCTCTAATGTGATCGATCGCTTTGTGCACGGGCATGTGATTGACTATGTTTACTGGCACTATAAGTTTGATTTTGCGATCTTTAATCTGGCTGATGTGCTCATTGATGTGGGGGTGGGGTTACTTATTTTAAAGAGCTTTAAGGCAAAAGACAAGCAAGGGCAAGTATAATACGGGTTTTGGCAATTTGTGGTCGCGTAGCTCAGTTGGTAGAGCACTACCTTGACATGGTAGTGGTCGCTGGTTCAAGTCCAGTCGTGGCCACCATTGGACTTTAGGTTTTCTCCTATCGCTTCCACTCTATATGTCCGTTAATGCCGTGCTTTTCATAAACACTTAAGACCTCTTCTAAGAAGGCCACTAGGTCATGTTCTTTATTCTTGCGCGCGCTCTCTAATAAGCGCATAAACATCTTTTTGCCTGTTTCAGTCTGATTAAAGTTTTTCTTTAAGAAATTGTGCCGTGCACACAGAGTTTGCCCATTTTCTAAGCTGGCTTGCCCGCCCAAATCTTTAGGTTTAATATGATCCACATGCAACTCTACGCCTTCCTTTTGCCCTGCCCCACAGATCACGCATTTATACCCATCTCTCTCTAAAATCTGCTTTTTGAGCGCGGGGCTAAAATCTTCCAAATTTGGGCGTAAGGTGAAATTAGGATCATAGTGATACACCCCCTTGCCAACCTTGATTAAGTGTCCCTGTTGGTGGAGTTTTCTAATGCCTCGATCGGGGTCTCTAAATACCTTGCCTGTGCGCTCTTTGTATTCTTTTACCACCCAATCGACCACCTCCGGGTGTGCGATGTTTCTGTGAGGATGGGCCTTGAAAAACTCCATAATCAAATCTTGTTGGCTAATGCTCATTGAGGACCTTTAAAAAGCGTTCATAAGAGAGGGCGCAATAGGTAGGGTCTAATTCAATCCCTATAAAGGCGCGTTGGTTTAAGTGCGCTTCGATCATAGTTGTGCCGCTCCCACTAAAGGGATCGCAAATAGTGTCCCCCACAAAGCTAAAGAGTTTGATACAGCGCCGAGGCAATTCCCTAGGAAAGGGTGCAGGGTGTCCAATGCGCTTTTTAGATTCTCCATTAAAGCTCCAAAGTCCATTAGTCCATGCCATAAATTCCTCCTTGCTAATATCGCTCACGCCCTTAAAGGGCTTTTTCCACACTTGTTTATACAAAATGACAATGAGCTCCACAGGGGCGATCACATAGGGGGCAGACGCGCTTAGCCAACTTCCCCACGCCGTGCGCCTAGAGATATTGCCTTCATTCCACACAATGCTGCTATGATAAGACCAACCCACTTTTTTAGCCAAAGTGATCAAATCCGCTCCCACACTCTGCGCTCCGCCTTTATTTTTATCTAAGGGGATGTTCAGGCACAAACGCCCGCTTGTTTTAGTCCATTGATAAACATTCTCCAGCCAACACGCGCTAAAGTCTAAATATTCTTGGTAGCTTTGAGCGTCTTGACTGGCGTTATAGGCAATGCCCACATTGTAGGGCGGGGAGGTGATGATGCAATCTAGGCACTCTTGGGGCAAGAGAGCTGAATTAAGCGCGCTAGCTTGATAAAGGCGGCTTTGATTATGGGTAAAAAAAATATCTTGTTTCATAGATTACCTATTGTGATCATAGTGAGCTCGACATTCTAACACATTTGCGCGCGTCTCTATTCAGTAGAAGCTTAAAGAGATACACTACTTTCTAGCCAAAAGGGTTGTTAATGCAAGGTTTGTTTAGTCTAAAAAATGCGTTTTGGGTGTGGCTTGTGGCTGGGTTGTTTTGTCTGAATGGACGAGATACCTTGTTTTATGATCCAAGTTGTGATGAGGCTTGGAATCTTGTATTTCCCGATGAGGATAAAAATGAAGACGACAAAAAAACCCTGCGTGCCCCAAGATGAGAAAAAGGCAGATTACTACGAAGAGCTCTGCCATAAGAATGCTAACTTTCCTGCAAAAATCTACAATCACAGCCCAATGAACACGACGGGTGCTTTGATATTCGTGGCGGGGTAGACCCTAAATCACTAGACAAGGGGCCTACTGAATATGAGTATTAACTCCCCTTGATTTGGGCTAGCAATCTGTCTACCTCTGCTTGCAAGTGTTTTAAGTCTTTAGAATTATCCAACACGAAGGGGCTTAGGGACTTTTTAATTTCTACATCCATCTGGGTGTTGAGGCGTTGTTCTATTTGCTCTAAACTTAAGCCATCGCGCGTTTGCAGGCGGGTAATCTGCAATTCTCTAGGCGCGTAAATCAACACCACTTGAGAAATCCCATAGGTCTTGATCCCCTCAATTTCAAAGAAAAGCGGGATGTCTAAAAAATAGGGCTGGTGGTGGGCTTCTAGTTCTTGGGCTTGCTCTAACATTTTAGCGCGCACTTTGGGGTGAATCAAGGACTCTAATTTGGTGCGCGCGCTCTTGTTAGTAAAGATAAGTGGGGCTAGAGCTTGGCGCGTGATGGTGTTGTTTGTAGCCACCTCAGGGAAGAGCTGGGCGATCTCTGTATTGTGTTGCTCAAAGAGTTCATGGGCGATTTTGTCCGCATCCAGCACGCTATAGCCATGCAGGCTTAAGAGACTAGCTACCGTGCTCTTGCCCGTGCCAATCCCCCCGGTGAGCACAAAGGCGTGTTTTAAATTCAATTTTTAAGCAAACGCGCGCACGCGCCCTTGAGCCACTGAGGCTGGGCAAAGGCAGCATGGTGGATTTCAGCATTATAGTAACGCAAGCCATCGAGCATGTCGATTTTTTGGAGCAACATATCCGCTAGGGGGTGGTAATGTTTAGAAATAAAAAGATAAATCTGAGGCGTGGGAGCGTAGGGGGTGTTAAAAGGCATCAGAATTTGCGCACAGGTTTGCAAATCTTTGAGCGTGTCCTTAAAGGCTTCTTGCTCGAGAAGAGGACTAGGAGCGACTGAGACCATGAAACCCCTAGGGGCTAGCATGCGTTGCAAGCCGTCCACTTGGTGGGCGTTGAGGGTGCTTAAAGAGATGATAATGTCATAGGGCTGTAAATCTAGGTCTAAAATCCTATCATAAAGCTTGAAGCGCGCATGGGTTTTAGTCTCTTGAAATTGAGGCAAAAAGGTGTGTAGGTTTTCTAACATTGCGCGATCTTCTTGCACAAAATCTACATGCATGTCTTCGTGCTTTAGCAATTCAAAAGCGATTTGGGTAT
This portion of the Helicobacter felis ATCC 49179 genome encodes:
- the coaE gene encoding dephospho-CoA kinase (Dephospho-CoA kinase (CoaE) performs the final step in coenzyme A biosynthesis.), which codes for MNLKHAFVLTGGIGTGKSTVASLLSLHGYSVLDADKIAHELFEQHNTEIAQLFPEVATNNTITRQALAPLIFTNKSARTKLESLIHPKVRAKMLEQAQELEAHHQPYFLDIPLFFEIEGIKTYGISQVVLIYAPRELQITRLQTRDGLSLEQIEQRLNTQMDVEIKKSLSPFVLDNSKDLKHLQAEVDRLLAQIKGS
- the lspA gene encoding signal peptidase II, translated to MKSVLIFWLAFVLAIFADQAVKQLILQGLRYEGPVISIVLAYNDGVAFSMLHFLGTWLKYLQIVLLVGVGVFLWRQKEFFTQHALSFGLVLGGGSSNVIDRFVHGHVIDYVYWHYKFDFAIFNLADVLIDVGVGLLILKSFKAKDKQGQV
- a CDS encoding spermine/spermidine synthase domain-containing protein, which translates into the protein MTHHLEIVGTDCAQVGIVRHDTQEWMFFQNYPFIQSELLAHVSACVHPNPKRALITGGFDTQIAFELLKHEDMHVDFVQEDRAMLENLHTFLPQFQETKTHARFKLYDRILDLDLQPYDIIISLSTLNAHQVDGLQRMLAPRGFMVSVAPSPLLEQEAFKDTLKDLQTCAQILMPFNTPYAPTPQIYLFISKHYHPLADMLLQKIDMLDGLRYYNAEIHHAAFAQPQWLKGACARLLKN
- a CDS encoding DNA-methyltransferase, whose product is MKQDIFFTHNQSRLYQASALNSALLPQECLDCIITSPPYNVGIAYNASQDAQSYQEYLDFSACWLENVYQWTKTSGRLCLNIPLDKNKGGAQSVGADLITLAKKVGWSYHSSIVWNEGNISRRTAWGSWLSASAPYVIAPVELIVILYKQVWKKPFKGVSDISKEEFMAWTNGLWSFNGESKKRIGHPAPFPRELPRRCIKLFSFVGDTICDPFSGSGTTMIEAHLNQRAFIGIELDPTYCALSYERFLKVLNEH
- a CDS encoding HNH endonuclease; the encoded protein is MSISQQDLIMEFFKAHPHRNIAHPEVVDWVVKEYKERTGKVFRDPDRGIRKLHQQGHLIKVGKGVYHYDPNFTLRPNLEDFSPALKKQILERDGYKCVICGAGQKEGVELHVDHIKPKDLGGQASLENGQTLCARHNFLKKNFNQTETGKKMFMRLLESARKNKEHDLVAFLEEVLSVYEKHGINGHIEWKR